A stretch of the Sulfurimonas sp. HSL-1656 genome encodes the following:
- a CDS encoding NlpC/P60 family protein, translating to MRQLGGLGIAILLLAGCSTRYADRRPLPAPVLHVADRTFAALPPTEEVWLLQGGETTSQPQPLAEDPILSKLYPFQEQWHHTPYRYGGTGPRGMDCSAFVQRAYRDLFGIALPRTTRQQANCGSAVDRQELQAGDLVFFRTSGRDRHVGIYLESGKFMHVSTRYGVMISSMDKPYWKRHYWTTRRIR from the coding sequence GTGCGGCAACTGGGAGGGCTGGGCATCGCAATACTGCTGCTCGCCGGCTGTTCCACACGCTATGCCGACCGCAGGCCGCTCCCGGCTCCGGTTCTCCACGTCGCCGACAGGACCTTTGCGGCCTTACCGCCGACAGAAGAGGTATGGCTGCTGCAGGGGGGGGAGACAACCTCGCAACCGCAACCTCTGGCAGAGGATCCGATCCTCTCCAAGCTCTACCCGTTCCAGGAGCAGTGGCACCATACCCCCTACCGCTACGGGGGCACCGGGCCCCGGGGGATGGACTGTTCCGCGTTCGTGCAGCGCGCCTACCGGGACCTTTTCGGCATCGCACTGCCCCGGACAACCCGGCAGCAGGCTAACTGCGGCAGTGCCGTGGACAGGCAGGAGCTGCAGGCCGGGGACCTCGTCTTTTTCCGTACGAGCGGGCGGGACCGCCATGTCGGTATCTATCTTGAGTCGGGGAAGTTCATGCATGTTTCCACCAGGTACGGGGTGATGATCTCGAGCATGGATAAACCCTACTGGAAACGGCACTACTGGACGACGAGAAGGATCAGATGA
- the aguB gene encoding N-carbamoylputrescine amidase has product MVKVAAVQMRMGEDQEVNRSRAEALVRAAAAEGAQIVLLPELFEGLYFCKDMDAKYFDWARARDGHPMIERFSALAKELGVVLPLSYFERDGERYFNSLVMIDADGSVLENYRKTHIPSGPGYEEKFYFVPGDTGFKVWQTRFGKLGVGICWDQWFPETARSLALMGAELIFYPTAIGSEPEINVDSKAHWQRVQQGHSAANTVPVIAANRIGEEAGESCTLTFYGSSFATDYTGRKIAEADRESEGVIYAEYDLDEIARQRDYWALFADRRPEMYGRICGE; this is encoded by the coding sequence ATGGTCAAGGTTGCCGCAGTACAGATGCGAATGGGTGAGGATCAAGAGGTTAACAGAAGCCGGGCGGAAGCGCTGGTACGCGCTGCGGCGGCAGAAGGGGCGCAGATCGTACTGCTGCCGGAACTTTTCGAAGGGCTCTATTTCTGCAAGGATATGGACGCCAAGTATTTCGATTGGGCGCGTGCGCGCGACGGCCATCCGATGATTGAGCGTTTCTCGGCGCTCGCCAAGGAGCTCGGCGTCGTACTGCCGCTGAGTTATTTCGAACGCGACGGCGAGCGCTATTTTAACTCCCTGGTGATGATCGACGCGGACGGGTCGGTGCTGGAGAACTACCGTAAGACCCACATCCCTTCCGGTCCGGGCTATGAAGAGAAGTTCTACTTTGTGCCGGGGGATACCGGGTTCAAAGTGTGGCAGACGCGTTTCGGCAAGCTCGGCGTCGGCATCTGCTGGGACCAGTGGTTCCCGGAGACGGCGCGCTCGCTCGCACTGATGGGTGCCGAACTGATCTTCTACCCTACTGCGATCGGCAGTGAACCGGAAATAAACGTCGATTCCAAAGCGCACTGGCAGCGGGTCCAGCAGGGGCACAGTGCCGCCAATACCGTCCCGGTCATCGCGGCCAACCGCATCGGCGAGGAGGCGGGGGAGAGCTGTACACTCACCTTTTACGGCTCTTCGTTCGCGACGGACTATACCGGCAGGAAGATCGCCGAAGCCGACAGGGAGAGCGAAGGCGTCATTTATGCCGAATACGACCTTGACGAGATTGCCAGACAGCGCGACTACTGGGCGCTCTTCGCCGACCGCCGCCCGGAGATGTATGGGCGGATCTGCGGGGAGTAG
- a CDS encoding nucleotidyltransferase family protein: protein MQKSQALPSSSVPLLSPDLQFLIACCQTEPSQEDLDFILSFQHKAGSVLPPLLELAGAHGVIPLVYKALKKLADDGLLDSKHIVLTTCKDAYLQIARRNMLMTAELSRIMKMLEENGIKALAFKGPTLAQLAYGDITLRQFGDLDILVNETQIVPAGTVLSEYGYQAEYSIKILENATCRGVINDLGFRHTSVNVFLELHWRLFREKIGQHLDFEQISKHTHSAVISGISIATLSPEMLLVYLCLHGSKHAWERLEWLCDIDRLIRMQPIDWEITRTIAEAMDTSTTLYLGLNLCHELFNTPLTESFLTMTHQNRIAELTEQTYKLLDSLCKKEGYSKYNTIHLYQMALLNTRTKKLQHLLATYFSISRNDCQQYPLPSALKFLYIFIKPVRIAYKYLRYGK, encoded by the coding sequence ATGCAAAAGAGTCAAGCCCTTCCGTCCTCATCAGTACCACTTCTTTCCCCTGATCTACAATTCCTCATTGCCTGCTGCCAAACGGAACCATCCCAAGAGGATCTCGACTTCATCCTTTCCTTCCAACATAAAGCTGGTTCAGTCCTTCCACCACTGCTGGAACTGGCAGGCGCCCATGGTGTCATTCCCCTCGTCTACAAGGCACTGAAAAAACTGGCTGACGATGGCCTTCTCGACAGTAAACATATAGTGCTAACTACTTGTAAAGATGCCTATCTGCAGATCGCCCGCCGCAATATGCTCATGACTGCCGAACTCTCGCGAATTATGAAAATGTTGGAAGAAAACGGTATCAAGGCGTTGGCGTTCAAAGGGCCGACGCTGGCACAACTTGCTTACGGAGATATCACGCTTCGGCAATTTGGGGATCTGGACATCCTGGTGAACGAAACACAGATTGTCCCTGCCGGTACCGTTTTATCAGAATACGGTTACCAAGCGGAATATTCTATAAAGATTCTCGAAAATGCAACCTGCAGGGGTGTCATCAACGACCTCGGGTTTAGACATACTTCCGTCAACGTGTTTCTAGAACTTCACTGGCGTCTATTCAGGGAGAAGATCGGTCAGCATCTCGATTTTGAGCAGATCAGCAAACACACTCATTCCGCCGTGATCTCCGGTATTTCCATAGCAACACTATCGCCGGAGATGCTGCTGGTCTATCTCTGCTTGCACGGTTCTAAGCATGCCTGGGAACGTTTGGAATGGCTCTGTGATATCGACAGACTTATACGCATGCAGCCCATCGACTGGGAAATTACACGTACTATCGCAGAGGCCATGGACACTTCAACTACTCTGTATCTCGGGCTCAATCTTTGCCATGAACTTTTCAATACTCCACTAACGGAATCTTTCTTGACAATGACGCATCAAAATCGTATTGCTGAATTGACCGAGCAAACGTACAAACTACTGGATTCTTTGTGTAAGAAAGAGGGATATTCCAAATATAATACGATCCACTTGTACCAGATGGCACTGCTAAATACAAGGACAAAAAAACTGCAACACCTTCTAGCAACCTATTTCAGTATCTCAAGAAATGACTGCCAGCAATACCCGCTACCATCGGCGCTGAAGTTCCTATATATTTTCATTAAACCCGTGAGAATCGCCTACAAATACCTTCGTTACGGGAAATGA
- a CDS encoding DUF234 domain-containing protein: MLLNQLRRFYNETFPESMEILIAYFAVFGESGIEIDTTVPLPELIETKILDHYGEHYNRIHTGFLEDKQVIALLQAVAKGDRRIHSACRRAHISEAKGGEIVDHLRTIGILDLEASREAPPKKEYPKQKLKREVARHRISHKLRFRSPFLRFWFRFVSPQHRRIEKGDYESVLSRFEEQDTAFTGLVFEEISQLYLRRQLGDDPYLRCGSYWDRVIELDILARAPGGGFIVGECKWTNTNVNKGELQKLQEKCALVGLEPEQIWLFAKRGFSNELEAMRSDTLVLVCAEEMKVMLE, encoded by the coding sequence TTGCTGCTGAACCAACTGCGCCGTTTCTACAATGAGACGTTTCCCGAATCGATGGAGATTCTCATTGCGTACTTTGCCGTATTCGGCGAGAGCGGCATCGAGATCGACACGACCGTACCGCTTCCCGAACTGATCGAAACGAAGATCCTGGACCACTACGGCGAACACTACAACCGCATTCATACCGGATTTCTCGAGGACAAGCAGGTCATCGCACTGCTGCAGGCCGTGGCCAAGGGGGACCGCCGCATCCACTCCGCCTGCCGCCGGGCACACATCAGCGAAGCGAAGGGGGGCGAGATCGTCGACCACCTGCGTACCATCGGCATCCTCGACCTGGAGGCGTCCCGCGAAGCGCCCCCGAAAAAGGAGTACCCGAAACAGAAGCTCAAGCGCGAGGTCGCCCGCCACCGTATCTCGCACAAGCTGCGCTTCCGATCGCCCTTTCTGCGCTTCTGGTTCCGGTTCGTCTCCCCGCAGCATCGGCGCATCGAGAAGGGTGATTATGAAAGCGTCCTGTCGCGTTTTGAGGAGCAGGACACGGCGTTTACAGGACTGGTTTTCGAAGAGATTTCGCAGCTCTACCTGCGGCGGCAGCTGGGCGACGACCCCTACCTGCGCTGCGGCAGCTACTGGGACCGGGTGATCGAGCTCGACATTTTGGCCCGTGCCCCCGGCGGCGGGTTCATCGTCGGCGAGTGTAAATGGACCAATACCAACGTCAACAAAGGCGAACTGCAGAAACTGCAGGAGAAGTGCGCCCTTGTCGGGCTCGAGCCGGAGCAGATCTGGCTCTTTGCGAAGCGGGGCTTTTCCAACGAACTCGAGGCGATGCGCAGCGATACGCTGGTGCTTGTCTGCGCGGAAGAGATGAAAGTGATGCTGGAATAG
- a CDS encoding asparagine synthase-related protein: MELVFLAKGSRFDNRDELCRDLSLEISQTSDETLLVKAKALWGTSCLERMTGDFAFVLYDKSEERFFCARDSLGIKPLYYTLQDNHYHFSGDLELLFEKSGMKKNPNNRAIRSLLEHGVIDYMDTMYEGVFRLPPGCWMVIEKNDKRITRYWHPETIAINYGITQYEAVERFRELFEQAIHSRIDDYETTAFELSGGLDSSAIVSSLCFRKKRQPLNIYSMRFGDLSCDEGEYIDSMASKYDILPKFLHIDQTDYSKDYDMAFSYKVNPHWPLLVTFTLMFPAVHQMKCDGIATIITGQGGDHVMAGSPYTLTQLFKQMRFLRLAYELRHIENRKAVVKRYLLAPFINKRTKYYIKKLLGSDVETPRQKKRSFRSIVEKHPHLPNAFALDLERVSGPVQAMMMDAAAFHVIEKYFGVEYRHPFFDVKLVEFMLSLPPEFKFGRGRTKNLLRLAMKGILPDKIRTRQDKAEFSSVLQQQIDAIDLPPLLDDPLIVRTGWIDKEKIDVLYGKYSNRRISPAETVTFWRYINVEYWYRRTFAPDKFSA, translated from the coding sequence GTGGAATTAGTATTTCTGGCGAAAGGATCGCGGTTCGATAATCGTGACGAACTGTGCCGTGATCTTTCCCTTGAAATTTCACAGACAAGTGATGAAACACTACTTGTAAAAGCAAAGGCACTCTGGGGGACTTCATGTCTTGAACGCATGACAGGTGATTTTGCTTTTGTTCTTTATGATAAATCAGAAGAGCGTTTTTTTTGTGCCCGGGATTCTTTGGGGATTAAGCCTCTTTACTACACATTGCAAGATAATCATTACCATTTTTCGGGTGATTTGGAACTGCTTTTTGAAAAATCGGGCATGAAAAAAAATCCCAACAACAGGGCAATCAGGTCATTGTTGGAACATGGCGTAATTGATTACATGGACACAATGTATGAAGGTGTTTTCCGTTTGCCGCCCGGCTGCTGGATGGTGATTGAAAAAAACGACAAGAGAATAACTCGATATTGGCATCCTGAGACGATAGCGATCAACTATGGGATCACACAGTACGAGGCAGTTGAACGCTTTCGAGAACTTTTTGAACAAGCGATCCATTCCCGTATTGATGACTATGAGACGACGGCTTTTGAGCTTAGCGGAGGACTAGACTCATCTGCTATTGTCTCTTCTCTGTGCTTTAGAAAAAAAAGACAGCCTCTTAATATCTATTCTATGCGATTTGGCGATCTCTCTTGTGATGAGGGAGAATACATAGACTCAATGGCATCGAAGTACGACATTCTTCCTAAATTCCTTCACATTGATCAAACTGATTATTCCAAAGATTATGATATGGCGTTTAGTTATAAGGTTAACCCCCATTGGCCCTTATTGGTTACTTTCACGCTGATGTTCCCGGCTGTTCATCAGATGAAATGTGATGGTATCGCGACGATCATTACGGGGCAGGGGGGTGACCATGTTATGGCAGGAAGTCCATATACGTTGACGCAATTGTTTAAGCAGATGCGCTTTTTGAGGCTTGCGTACGAGCTACGGCATATAGAGAATCGAAAGGCTGTAGTGAAAAGGTACCTTCTGGCTCCATTCATTAATAAAAGGACAAAGTACTACATAAAAAAGTTGTTAGGTAGTGATGTGGAAACACCCCGACAAAAGAAGCGCTCTTTTAGAAGTATTGTAGAGAAGCATCCACATCTTCCAAACGCATTTGCTTTGGATTTGGAGCGTGTATCGGGGCCAGTACAGGCAATGATGATGGATGCGGCTGCATTCCACGTGATTGAAAAATATTTTGGCGTAGAGTATCGTCACCCGTTTTTTGATGTCAAACTGGTGGAGTTTATGCTTTCTTTACCGCCGGAATTCAAATTTGGGCGAGGGCGTACGAAAAACCTGCTGCGATTGGCTATGAAGGGCATTCTCCCCGACAAGATACGCACACGCCAGGATAAAGCGGAGTTTTCCAGTGTATTGCAGCAGCAGATCGACGCCATCGACCTGCCGCCGCTCCTAGATGATCCACTGATTGTCCGTACGGGGTGGATTGACAAAGAGAAGATCGATGTGCTGTACGGAAAGTATAGTAATCGTCGGATTTCGCCCGCCGAAACCGTCACTTTCTGGCGCTACATCAATGTCGAGTACTGGTACCGGCGCACTTTCGCGCCGGATAAGTTCAGTGCTTAA
- the nfo gene encoding deoxyribonuclease IV, which translates to MSNKFVGAHTSASGGVYNAITNAEAIGAQAFALFTKNQRQWNAKALDTETIDTFKRLLDESGIAPKHVLPHDSYLINLGHPEEEKRQKSFDAFVDEVERCMQLGLDRLNFHPGSHLKQISEEACLDRIAESMNRTLDVTSGVTLVLENTAGQGSNLGWKFEHLAHIIDKVEDKSRVGVCIDTCHMFTAGYDIRTKEAYDVSMAEFENIVGFKYLRGMHLNDSKPDLGSHVDRHDSIGKGKIGLEAFRCIMNDPRMDDIPLILETIDETIWAEEIKLLYSLEER; encoded by the coding sequence ATGAGCAATAAATTTGTCGGTGCACATACGTCGGCCTCGGGCGGGGTTTACAACGCTATTACGAATGCCGAGGCGATCGGGGCGCAGGCCTTCGCTCTCTTTACCAAGAATCAGCGCCAATGGAACGCGAAAGCGCTGGATACGGAGACGATTGACACTTTCAAGCGCCTGCTCGACGAGAGCGGGATCGCGCCCAAGCACGTGCTGCCGCACGACTCATACCTGATCAACCTGGGCCACCCTGAAGAGGAGAAGCGCCAGAAATCCTTCGACGCCTTCGTCGATGAAGTCGAGCGCTGTATGCAGCTGGGGCTTGACCGGCTCAATTTCCACCCGGGTTCGCACCTCAAGCAGATCAGCGAAGAGGCGTGCCTGGACCGGATCGCCGAGAGTATGAACCGGACACTCGACGTGACCAGCGGTGTGACGCTCGTGCTGGAGAATACGGCGGGACAGGGGAGCAATCTCGGCTGGAAGTTCGAGCACCTCGCCCACATCATCGACAAGGTCGAGGACAAGTCCCGCGTCGGCGTCTGCATCGACACCTGCCACATGTTCACGGCGGGCTACGACATCCGCACCAAGGAGGCCTATGACGTCTCCATGGCGGAGTTCGAGAACATCGTCGGCTTCAAATACCTGCGCGGGATGCACCTCAACGACTCCAAGCCGGATCTCGGCAGCCATGTCGACCGCCACGACAGTATCGGCAAAGGCAAGATCGGGCTTGAGGCGTTCCGCTGCATTATGAACGACCCGCGCATGGACGATATTCCGCTCATCCTCGAGACGATCGACGAGACGATCTGGGCGGAGGAGATCAAGCTGCTTTATTCCCTGGAAGAGCGCTGA
- a CDS encoding helix-hairpin-helix domain-containing protein — MSMPLLAGVNLNTATAEELESLKGIGPSTAAKIIEYRNEHRFNSIEDIMNVKGVGEKTFLQIKDELEV, encoded by the coding sequence ATGAGTATGCCGCTGCTTGCCGGTGTCAACCTCAATACGGCGACGGCTGAAGAGCTGGAAAGTCTCAAAGGTATCGGCCCGTCGACGGCGGCGAAGATCATCGAATACCGGAACGAACACAGGTTCAACAGCATCGAGGACATTATGAATGTCAAAGGCGTCGGCGAAAAAACGTTTTTGCAGATCAAGGACGAACTCGAGGTCTGA
- a CDS encoding aldo/keto reductase gives MQYRYIGRSGLRVSPICLGTMTFPGQCDEKSAFAIMDKAYAAGVNFYDTAELYPVPPRSDLAGQTEEIVGRWLKTKPRESIILATKVAGAASGWFVPPVRHGLTAMDRFHIERAVEGSLKRLGTDYIDLYQMHWPDTVVPVEETMEAFDRLVQSGKVRYIGTSNDTAYGTAKALAASHYRGLARFESIQNNFSLLNRRFMDELSTLCEREQISLLPYSPLGGGVLSGKYNQAKIDEGRFADYFKSPNARQRLMAARFVNDKTLASTQRYLKIAADAGLDPVTMAAAWSKQHDFVASTIIGATRPEQLDASLAAMELTLSSEVMAACDAVHADILYPMG, from the coding sequence ATGCAATACCGCTATATCGGCCGAAGCGGCCTGCGGGTCAGCCCCATCTGTCTGGGGACGATGACCTTCCCCGGGCAGTGCGACGAGAAGAGCGCCTTCGCCATCATGGACAAGGCGTATGCGGCGGGGGTGAACTTCTATGATACCGCCGAGCTCTACCCGGTCCCGCCGCGCAGCGACCTGGCGGGGCAGACCGAGGAGATCGTCGGCCGCTGGCTCAAAACCAAACCGCGGGAGAGCATCATTCTGGCCACCAAAGTCGCCGGGGCGGCCTCGGGCTGGTTCGTGCCCCCCGTGCGCCACGGGCTGACGGCCATGGACCGCTTTCATATCGAACGGGCGGTCGAAGGCTCGTTGAAGCGGCTGGGGACGGACTATATCGACCTCTACCAGATGCACTGGCCCGATACCGTCGTGCCCGTCGAGGAGACGATGGAGGCTTTCGACCGCCTGGTACAGAGCGGCAAGGTGCGCTACATCGGTACCTCCAACGACACGGCCTACGGGACGGCGAAGGCCCTGGCCGCCAGCCACTACAGGGGGCTGGCGCGGTTCGAGTCGATCCAAAACAACTTCTCCCTGCTCAACCGCCGTTTCATGGATGAGCTCTCCACCCTCTGCGAGCGTGAGCAGATCTCCCTGCTGCCGTACTCGCCGCTGGGCGGCGGGGTCCTCAGCGGCAAATACAACCAGGCCAAGATAGACGAAGGGCGTTTTGCGGATTATTTCAAATCTCCCAACGCCCGCCAGCGCCTAATGGCTGCACGCTTTGTCAACGACAAGACCCTGGCTTCTACGCAGCGCTACCTCAAGATCGCCGCCGACGCGGGGCTGGACCCGGTAACGATGGCGGCGGCCTGGAGCAAGCAGCACGACTTTGTCGCCTCGACGATCATCGGGGCGACCCGTCCCGAGCAGCTCGACGCGTCGCTCGCGGCCATGGAGCTGACCCTCTCTTCAGAGGTGATGGCGGCCTGCGACGCGGTGCATGCCGATATCCTCTACCCGATGGGCTGA
- a CDS encoding outer membrane protein transport protein: MGSLRLHPFYSAAALLLAAAGAHGAGFGIIENSASGMGVAYASGGAAGEDASTVWFNPASMTLLKGQNVVGAINAIFPTADFSNTGSTFADGSALGGPDANSNTPAVIPTFYYSGQVSEQLFAGISINAPFGLVTKYDDDWIGRYHAVESDLKTVNINPAVAYRIDEHWSVGAGVSLQLLDITLTSAVDFGALLGSPGSADGFANLTGDNYNDLAFGWNVGVLYNVDEHTRIALAYRSAIDQHVEGDADFRVPAAAAPIVSTGAFTDTTLSADVTLPASASLSLFHSFGVLDLMADVTWTQWSTFEELRIKYDNPAQPDSVTTEDYQDQWRVAIGERIHVSEKLVLRTGIAYDQKAVKNRYRRTPRIPDNDRFWLSLGAGYAVNGMLSIDAAYSHLFVATTKIENTFESGLPELNHTLKGTYNSSVDILSAQLSMKF, encoded by the coding sequence ATGGGAAGCTTGCGTCTTCATCCGTTTTACAGCGCCGCGGCGCTGCTGCTCGCCGCGGCGGGCGCACACGGTGCCGGGTTCGGCATCATCGAGAATTCAGCCTCAGGCATGGGTGTGGCCTATGCTTCGGGCGGGGCGGCAGGCGAGGATGCCTCGACCGTCTGGTTCAACCCCGCCTCGATGACCCTGCTGAAGGGCCAGAACGTCGTCGGGGCGATCAACGCCATCTTCCCGACGGCCGATTTCAGTAACACCGGTTCCACCTTTGCCGACGGCAGCGCTCTCGGCGGTCCCGATGCGAACAGCAACACCCCGGCCGTGATCCCGACCTTTTACTACAGCGGCCAGGTCAGTGAGCAGCTCTTCGCCGGGATCAGCATCAACGCCCCCTTCGGGCTGGTGACAAAGTATGACGACGACTGGATCGGACGCTACCACGCCGTCGAATCGGACCTCAAAACCGTCAACATCAACCCTGCAGTCGCCTACCGGATCGACGAACATTGGAGCGTCGGCGCCGGGGTCAGCCTCCAGCTGCTCGACATTACCCTCACCAGCGCCGTCGACTTCGGTGCCCTGCTCGGGAGCCCCGGCAGCGCGGACGGATTTGCAAACCTGACCGGCGACAATTACAACGACCTGGCCTTCGGCTGGAACGTCGGGGTACTCTACAATGTCGATGAACATACCCGGATTGCCCTCGCCTACCGTTCCGCTATCGACCAGCATGTCGAGGGCGACGCCGACTTCCGCGTCCCCGCGGCGGCCGCCCCCATCGTCAGTACCGGCGCTTTTACCGATACGACCCTCAGCGCCGACGTCACCCTGCCGGCCTCCGCCTCGCTGAGCCTCTTTCACAGTTTCGGGGTCCTTGACCTGATGGCCGACGTCACCTGGACGCAGTGGAGCACATTCGAAGAGCTTCGTATCAAGTACGACAACCCGGCCCAGCCCGATTCCGTCACGACAGAGGATTACCAGGATCAGTGGCGTGTCGCAATCGGCGAGCGCATTCATGTCAGCGAGAAGCTCGTACTCCGGACGGGGATCGCCTATGACCAGAAGGCCGTCAAGAACCGTTACCGCCGTACCCCGCGCATCCCGGACAACGACCGTTTCTGGCTTTCGCTGGGTGCGGGGTATGCCGTAAACGGCATGCTCAGCATCGACGCGGCCTACAGCCACCTCTTCGTCGCAACCACGAAGATCGAGAATACCTTTGAATCCGGTCTTCCGGAACTCAACCACACCCTCAAGGGAACCTACAATTCCAGCGTAGACATCCTCAGCGCCCAGCTGAGCATGAAATTTTAG
- a CDS encoding phosphomannomutase/phosphoglucomutase, translated as MSIFREYDIRGIVPGELNEETVTKIGFALAGKIDGEYVAVGYDARMHSPELFGYLAAGLNAGGKTVLAMDLVPTPVNYFANYQSFEGKTPSASVMITGSHNPSEYNGFKITVAKAPFFGEQIYALGDEVAAMGLPPKAETRIIEVDVKARYIDYMVEQFSHLKGMKEKIVYDCGNGAAGVVVPEIFSRLELDARGLYVDPDGTFPNHHPDPSVEKNLADVKAALAAEGDIAFAYDGDADRIAVLTKKYNIKGDQMALLFSMGMENPTVIGEVKCSQVMYDTLKARGATPVMYKTGHSNLKVKIKELNADLACEVSGHVFFNDRYFGYDDAIYGTLRMLELVHEGIDLDAELDKLPPVFSTEEIKVETTEQEKFPLMAKLGEMLQNPPADFPAISEIITVDGVRVIFENGWGLVRASNTTPVLVTRFESPDLEDAKRYEKALNDLIAEAKKALNE; from the coding sequence ATGAGCATTTTCAGGGAGTACGATATCCGGGGCATTGTACCGGGGGAACTGAACGAGGAGACGGTGACGAAGATCGGGTTCGCGCTGGCCGGGAAGATCGACGGTGAGTACGTGGCCGTAGGCTATGATGCGCGGATGCATTCGCCGGAACTGTTCGGTTACCTGGCTGCAGGGCTCAATGCCGGGGGGAAGACGGTGCTTGCCATGGATCTCGTGCCGACACCGGTGAACTACTTTGCCAATTATCAAAGCTTTGAGGGGAAAACACCGTCTGCTTCCGTCATGATCACGGGCTCGCACAATCCCAGCGAATACAATGGCTTCAAGATCACTGTCGCCAAGGCCCCCTTTTTCGGGGAACAGATCTACGCCCTGGGCGATGAGGTCGCCGCGATGGGGCTGCCGCCAAAGGCGGAAACGCGGATCATCGAGGTCGATGTGAAAGCGCGCTATATCGACTACATGGTCGAGCAGTTTTCCCACCTCAAGGGGATGAAAGAGAAGATCGTCTATGACTGCGGCAACGGGGCGGCCGGCGTCGTCGTGCCGGAGATATTTTCCCGCCTGGAGCTGGATGCCAGAGGCCTCTATGTCGATCCTGACGGTACTTTCCCCAACCACCACCCGGACCCTTCCGTCGAGAAGAACCTGGCCGACGTCAAGGCGGCCCTGGCAGCGGAAGGCGATATCGCCTTCGCCTACGACGGTGACGCCGACCGCATCGCCGTACTGACGAAGAAGTACAATATCAAGGGCGACCAGATGGCGCTGCTCTTTTCCATGGGGATGGAGAACCCCACCGTTATCGGGGAGGTGAAGTGCTCGCAGGTGATGTACGACACCCTCAAAGCGCGGGGTGCTACCCCGGTAATGTACAAGACCGGCCACTCCAACCTCAAGGTGAAGATCAAAGAGCTCAATGCCGACCTGGCCTGCGAAGTGAGCGGGCATGTCTTTTTTAACGACCGCTACTTCGGTTATGACGACGCCATCTACGGCACCCTGCGGATGCTGGAACTGGTGCACGAAGGCATCGACCTCGACGCGGAACTGGACAAGCTGCCGCCGGTCTTTTCCACCGAGGAGATCAAGGTCGAGACGACCGAGCAGGAGAAGTTTCCGCTGATGGCGAAACTGGGGGAGATGCTGCAAAACCCGCCGGCGGACTTTCCGGCAATAAGCGAGATCATCACGGTCGACGGTGTCCGGGTCATCTTTGAAAACGGCTGGGGATTAGTGCGCGCGTCGAACACAACCCCGGTTCTCGTCACCCGGTTCGAGTCGCCGGACCTTGAAGATGCGAAGCGGTACGAAAAGGCGCTCAATGACCTGATCGCGGAGGCGAAAAAGGCGTTGAACGAGTAG